Proteins encoded together in one Myxocyprinus asiaticus isolate MX2 ecotype Aquarium Trade chromosome 9, UBuf_Myxa_2, whole genome shotgun sequence window:
- the LOC127446649 gene encoding paralemmin-1-like — MEHEAETYQQRLQAIAEKRQKQEEQERIRREKEEERLRLQQLKRKSLRDQWLMEGPPTSPDSTGPRSPLWGPKAQEIEKHIEKLQATSEWLAEEEVKLNKHIEDGPAQTGADAATHNKVETAVVPVETVAETAPNGPIMKNGKDEKKDDPVHTENHNSDEAGPVVDVKVKAATTTPSAVVNGSMEGEYSHNTPEQDEEPHTNSLAIHSLEGYDAGGITMTFLGFKEAEPGQGVSEDDDVGAIIRAERVIITDEGEEIAEDDTSMTEESAMPVANEDTLRSTEEMGDVEETENHPEASADIELAGSSEVSLNLESPAEKVVTNLTVGEDQMDPELPETQLQNETLDGAIEVSQVPVYSTTQPSPTTRPKAEGEAVESQPPKEEEAVVAIHISLSQFQEVPLDGVGETAEPSTKAGTGRPTAEQEPLLVSKASAQLDTSSPNQPEDAGVPKQKTCQCCSII, encoded by the exons GAGAAAAGGCAGAAACAGGAGGAACAAGAGCGAatcaggagagagaaagaggaagaaagaCTGAGACTTCAGCAGCTTAAG AGGAAGTCCCTTAGAGACCAATGGCTGATGGAAGGACCCCCCACTTCTCCTGACAGTACGGGGCCCCGATCGCCTCTCTGGGGCCCCAAAGCTCAAGAGATAGAGAAACACATTGAAAA ATTACAGGCAACATCCGAGTGGTTGGCAGAGGAGGAGGTCAAACTGAACAAACATATAGAAGATGGTCCTGCTCAAACTGGTGCAGATGCTGCAACGCACAATAAG GTAGAGACTGCAGTGGTGCCAGTTGAAACAG TTGCTGAGACTGCTCCTAATGGACCTATAATGAAGAACGGAAAAGATGAAAAGAAAG ATGACCCTGTGCATACTGAGAACCACAATTCAGATGAAGCAGGACCGGTTGTTGATGTTAAGGTGAAAGCAGCCACCACAACACCTTCCGCTGTTGTTAACGGAAGTATGGAAGGAGAATATTCTCATAATACACCAGAACAGGATGAAGAACCACATACAAACAGCTTGGCCATCCACTCTCTTGAAGGTTATGATGCAGGTGGCATAACTATGACCTTCCTTGGCTTCAAAGAGGCGGAGCCTGGCCAGGGAGTAAGTGAAGATGATGATGTTGGAGCAATTATCCGAGCAGAAAGAGTGATTATTACAGACGAAGGGGAGGAAATTGCAGAAGACGACACCAGCATGACAGAAGAGTCTGCTATGCCCGTTGCGAATGAAGACACACTGAGAAGCACAGAAGAAATGGGTGATGTGGAAGAGACCGAGAACCACCCCGAAGCTTCTGCTGATATAGAGCTGGCTGGATCAAGTGAAGTTTCCCTAAATTTAGAAAGTCCTGCTGAGAAGGTGGTTACAAATTTGACAGTTGGAGAAGATCAAATGGACCCAGAGCTACCTGAGACGCAGCTCCAGAATGAGACATTAGATGGTGCTATTGAGGTTTCCCAAGTTCCAGTGTATTCCACAACACAGCCGTCACCCACAACCAGACCCAAAGCAGAGGGTGAGGCAGTAGAATCGCAACCCCCAAAAGAAGAGGAGGCTGTAGTGGCCATACACATTTCCCTAAGCCAATTTCAAGAGGTTCCCCTTGATGGTGTTGGAGAAACAGCAGAGCCTAGCACCaaggcaggaactgggagaccaaCTGCAGAACAAGAGCCTCTGCTGGTCTCCAAAGCATCTGCCCAGCTTGATACCAGCAGCCCAAATCAGCCAGAAGACGCAGGTgtaccaaaacaaaaaacatgccaATGCTGTTCAATCATATGA